The following are encoded together in the Plasmodium brasilianum strain Bolivian I chromosome 10, whole genome shotgun sequence genome:
- a CDS encoding U3 small nucleolar ribonucleoprotein MPP10, whose translation MEQIKVKNYTDLISSLNKNSEKLFLQTSSSKVNEVEKNELIEMIEYFSNILIKFFYNEFHVSNICITKSDFDSEQLWHFIQCIIKEKQLHHLLEFFNSFEKNIENILNDKEGENTHLSITSGTNEQNEKKKKKKLKRQAGNGDIVQVNKMSKTTNKGDKAEEKIKIASKSNTTNEKDKTEEEATMIEDRFFNMDEMQQFLEEEENKVLDKHSDDSSLDSSSDNANDSQYDLNEFECNYEETNKLRYEDFYTDREGEEAEEMDDSEEEEEEEEEEEEEEEQEQDTADMDYSEEEEEQDAEERGRDRGAMAKGKRVDEKIERELNEMNMYDEVEVDDQDDEMNGADIKMMDKEKIERELIEKKHWSLTGEVHGYNRPKNSILKLNVDIPKVNTYNNNDAFISKTVGYGMNSDEGEGSDNDDRENERGNLRNNVMGQKKNLLNEEIELVVKQRIKNMLFDDVEKKRIEDLDLSYNDSSSNTNGNNNNEEVNFDELNFCKSKTNLLDEYTKKYQEEIENSQSKNKEMNLQKIELINLFKKIMHCCNSLSNDNYIPKPALLTKTNEKVACLHIEESTPLILSNANKKLPEERCKPGHVKESKELTKKEKKSLRRAKKMKRKKMLISSFKNSAYGINQLQKRNNYLIDKNKKTKMEKKNIGKYGVSSKEQLSMGKATNRYDFTKDIAKAISFDKKKRN comes from the coding sequence ATGGAGCaaataaaggtaaaaaattACACGGACTTAATCAGTTCGTTAAATAAGAACAGCGAGAAGTTGTTCTTACAAACTTCATCAAGTAAAGTTAACGAAGTagagaaaaatgaattaatagaaatgattgaatatttttcaaatatattaataaaatttttttataatgaattTCATGTGagtaatatttgtattaccAAGTCAGATTTTGACTCAGAACAACTTTGGCATTTTATtcaatgtataataaaagaaaaacaacTTCATCATTTGCTTGAGTTTTTTAATagctttgaaaaaaatattgaaaatatactAAATGATAAAGAGGGAGAAAATACCCATCTTAGTATTACAAGtggaacaaatgaacaaaatgaaaaaaagaaaaaaaaaaaattaaagcgGCAGGCAGGTAACGGAGATATAGTCCAAGTGAACAAAATGAGCAAGACAACAAACAAAGGTGATAAAGCAgaggaaaagataaaaatcgCTTCAAAGTCTAATACTACGAATGAAAAGGATAAAACAGAGGAAGAAGCTACTATGATTGAAGATCgattttttaatatggaCGAGATGCAGCAGTTTTTGGAGGAAGAAGAAAACAAAGTATTAGATAAGCACTCGGATGACAGTTCATTAGATAGTTCCTCGGATAATGCAAATGACAGCCAATACGACTTGAACGAGTTTGAGTGCAATTATGAGGAGACGAACAAACTCAGGTACGAAGATTTTTACACGGATAGAGAGGGGGAAGAAGCAGAAGAAATGGACGATagtgaagaagaagaagaagaagaagaggaggaggaggaggaggaggagCAAGAGCAGGACACGGCAGATATGGACTATAgcgaagaagaggaagaacaGGACGCGGAGGAACGGGGACGAGATCGGGGAGCCATGGCAAAGGGTAAAAGGGTGGACGAAAAAATCGAAAGGGAACTAAACGAGATGAACATGTATGATGAAGTGGAAGTTGATGACCAGGACGACGAGATGAACGGAGCGGACATCAAAATGATggacaaagaaaaaattgaaagagagttaattgaaaaaaagcACTGGTCCCTGACAGGGGAAGTGCATGGCTATAATCGCCCCAAAAATAgcattttaaaattgaacGTCGATATACCGAAAGTTAACACGTATAATAATAACGACGCATTTATAAGTAAAACAGTAGGATATGGAATGAACAGTGATGAGGGAGAAGGAAGTGATAATGATGATAGAGAAAACGAAAGGGGCAATTTACGGAACAACGTAATgggtcaaaaaaaaaatttgttgaATGAAGAAATAGAACTGGTCGTTAAACAACGAATAAAAAACATGCTGTTCGATgatgtggaaaaaaaaagaatcgAAGATTTAGATCTGTCATACAATgatagtagtagtaacactaatggtaataacaacaatgaGGAGGTAAATTTTGATGAactaaatttttgtaaaagtaaaacaaacTTACTTGATGAATACACAAAGAAATATCAAGAAGAAATTGAAAATAGtcaatcaaaaaataaagaaatgaatttacaaaaaattgaattaataaatttgtttaaaaaaataatgcattGTTGTAACTCCTTATcaaatgataattatataccGAAACCTGCATTGTTAACTAAGACAAATGAAAAAGTCGCTTGTTTACATATAGAGGAAAGTACACCTCTCATTTTATCCaatgcaaataaaaaattacccGAGGAAAGGTGTAAACCTGGTCATGTAAAAGAGTCTAAGGAACTtactaaaaaagaaaagaaatctTTAAGAAGAgctaaaaaaatgaaaaggaaaaaaatgcttataagttcttttaaaaatagcgCTTATGGAATTAATCAATTacaaaagagaaataattacttaatagacaaaaacaaaaaaactaaaatggaaaaaaaaaatattggaaAATACGGTGTCTCTTCAAAGGAGCAGCTATCCATGGGCAAAGCTACAAACAGATACGACTTCACCAAGGATATAGCAAAGGCAATATCCTtcgataaaaagaaaagaaattag